The genomic interval GCACCCGATCAGCAGGGCGTCGGGGGTCGTTTCCGTCAAGCGGGTCAGCGGCAGCATCGCCACGGTCATCGCGGCGCCGGCCAGGATCAGGGAAAGCCGGGGGCCGCGGGAACCGACCAGGCGACCCGACAGCGGCGCGAACACGGCGGTCATCACGGCCATCGGCAGGGTGTAGAGGCCCGCGTGCAGGGCGGTCAGACCCCGTACGTCCTGCAGGTAAAGGGTGTTGAGGAACAGGAACCCGGCCAGCGCCCCGAACGCGGAGACGGCGATGAGTGTGGCCCCGCTGAACGGGACGCTGCGGAAGAAGCGCAGGTCGAGCAGGGGCTCGGTCCGCCGGGGCTCATACACGAGCAAACCGGCCAGCGCGGCCGCGCCCAGGACGAAGCATCCGATGATCTCGGCCGAGGCCCAGCCCGCGCCGGGGCCCTCGATGATCCCGTACGTGACCGAGGTGAGCAGGATCAGGACGAGCACCTGCCCGAGCGGGTCGATGCGGCGCGGCTTCGGGGCCCGCGACTCGGGGACGAACAGCGCGGTCAGCACGATCGCCGCGATGCCGACGGGGACGTTGAGCCAGAAGATCGACCGCCAGCCCAGCGACTCGACCAGCACACCACCGACCAGCGGGCCGAGCGCCATGCTCAACCCGACCACGCCACCCCAGACACCGATCGCGCGGGCCCGTTCCCGGGGTTGGGTGAACGTGTTCGTGATGATCGACATGGCGACCGGGTTGAGCATCGATCCGCCGACCGCCTGCACCATGCGGAAGGCGATCAGCCAGCCCAGGCTCGGGGCGACGCTGCACAGCAGGGAACCCAACGTGAACAGGGCGAGCCCGGTCTGGAAGGTGCGGCGGCGGCCCACCCGGTCGGCGGTGCTGCCGGACAGGATCAGCAGGCCGGCCAGCACGAGCGTGTAGGAGTCGATCACCCACTGCAGGCCGGAAACGGTCGTGTCGAGGTCGGCCCGCAGCGCCGGCAGCGCGATGTTCACAATCGTGTTGTCCAGGCCGACGATGAACAGGCTCAGGCAGCAGATGCCAAGCACCAGGGCGCGGCGGCGGGGGCTGAGGTCGGGCACTCTACGAGTTCTACCGCCCGAGCAGCGATTCCATGCCCGCGCGGGCGAGTACTTAAGGTCACAATATAACCGCTGGGGGCGCCTGTCTAGACTGCGGGCACTCATGAACATGCTCCCGTACGCCTCCGCGTGGCCGCCCGAGTGGACCGGGCGCCGCCGCTCCCGCCGCCTGCTGTTCGGCGTCTTCTATCTCGGCGCGCTCGCCGCCCTGTCCGCGACGGCGGCCGGGTGGCAGTTGCTCTACGACGACGCGGGGCAGGCCTTGTTCTTCGCCGGGCTCGCCGTGTTCCTCGGGCACCTGGCCGGGCTGTGCGTGTCCGCCTACCGCAGCGGGCAGCGCCGTGCCGACACAGCGGGCGTCCGGCGTACGGCCGCTGGCTTGATCTTCCCGTACGCGCCGGGAGCGACCTACCTGGTGACCGCGACGCTCGCCATGACCACGCTCGCCGCGGGCGGCTACGCGATCGTGGCCGGGTTGCGCGGTGACTGGCTCGTGGCCGGGCTGTTCGGCGTCGTCGCGCTCCCGCTGCTGGCGTACCTGGTCGTCGTCCTGCGGCTGGTGCCCGCCGAGCTGGTGATCGGCCCGGACGGGGTGCACCACCGGGGGCTGACGTTCACCCACTTCATTCCGTGGATCGCCCTGACCTCGGCCCGCCCGGCCTGGGACGGCGGCCCGGTGATCGCGGTGGGTTACGTCGGCTCCGCGGACACGCGTTCCCGCGACTACCTGGGACGCCCCATGTCGGCGCCGGAGATGGTCAACGGCCGTTGGCTGGCGGCGGACCCGGGGCTGGCGCTGACGGCGTTGCAGCACTACATCGCCCACCCGGAGCACCGCTGGGAGCTGACCACCGACGCGGCCCTCCCCCGCATCACGGCACGCTGACCGCAAGCCGATGTCCGTCGAGCGCGACACGGCGACGCCCGGACCGGTACGCCGCCGCGGCGGCAGCCATCGCCGGCCGGGGGCTGTTGAGGGCCGGTGGCCGACGATGGCGGGCAGCTTCCGGTGCAGCCGGCGACGACGGGTGGCGTCAGGCGGTGAAGGCCGTTCGCCCGCGGCGGGCCAGCACGAAGGCCACCGCCCCACCGATCAGCAACACGGCGCCCAGTCCACCGAGGACGGCCACGTTCGTGCCGGTCAGCGGCAGGTCACTCCCGCCGCCGCCCGTTCCGCCGGCGACGGGTGAGGTGGACGGGGTCGCCGCCGAGGCCGGGGCGTCCGTGGCGGTCGGCTCCTCCGCCGGGTCCGGATCAGGGGCGCCAGGCGTGACGGTCGGCGCCAGCGTCGTGGTCGGGGTCACCGCCGGGGTCGGGGTGGGTGCCGACCCGCCGGGGATGACGACCTTGCCCGAGCCGGAGTTCGTGCCGGTGTACGGCGTCTGCGGCGTCACCTTGGTCATCAGCGGCAGCCCCTTGAAGCCGCCCGTCATCTTGTCGCGCCCGAGCCACGCCGGGCCCTGCGCGTCGGCGTACTCCTTGGTGTACCAGGTGAAGGTGTACGAGTACGTGGCGCCGGGCTGCGCCATCGGGTGCACCCGGATCATCGAGACGCCGAGCTTGTACGAGCCGCCCGGCTCGATCTCGTTCGGCGGCTCGCAGACCGCCTCCTGCGGGCCGGACGGGATCTGGTCGTACGGGAGGCTCTCACCGTACTTGCAGGTGTGATAGCTCGAGGCGAACCAGAGGCCCTCGGTCTTGACATGGAGCACCACCCGCAGCGGCTTGTCGCTGTCGTTGCGCACCTCCATCGTCTCGTAGATCCACTTGTCCGGCACTCCCTGGAACAGTTGTGGCGCCGGCCCGGCGACCAGGACGGCGTTGGGGTCCGACGGCACGGCGGCGTGGGCTTGGGCGGGCGCCGGCACGAGCGTGGCGAGGACGGCGGCCGTCGAGGCCAGGCCGAGCAGACGGCGAACGGTTGTCACGGTGGGGTGAGCTCCTTCGAAGATCGAACAGGCGCCGGAGCCTATCGATATGCGAGGCTGCCTGCTGCCCCGCCGAACACACCGCCCGAGGCGGACTTTTCCGGCAGGGTTGTCACCGTAGTTACTCGTCGGTAGATTGCGGCGAGCCGACGAGCAAGAGGAGATGCGCGTGACGGTCGAGCCGCACCAGGCCACCCTCCAGCGGTCCGTCGACCTCTTCCGGGCCTTCCTGGTCGAGCAGACCGACCCCGACCGCTTCTACACCGCGCTCGCGGCCGACTCGGTCAGCCAGCTCAGCAAGTACGCGACGCTGCGCGATCAGCTCGTGCTCGACGTCGGCGGCGGCCCCGGTTACTTCGCCGACGCCTTCGGCAAGGCCGGCGCCCGTTACGTCCGCCTGGAGCCCGACGCGGGTGACCTGGCCTCCGGCGTCGCGGGTGAGGACACCGCGGTCGGGGCGCTGCGGGCCAGCGGCATGGAGCTGCCCATCCGTACGGGGTCGATCGATGTCTGTTATTCCTCGAACGTGCTCGAGCACGTGCCCGACCCGCCACGCATGCTCGACGAGATGGTCCGGGTGACCCGGCCGGGCGGGCTGGTCTACGCCTCGTTCACCCCATGGCTGTCACCGTGGGGCGGGCACGAGACGGCCCCGTGGCATTATCTCGGCGGGCATTACGCGGCCCGGCGGTACGAGCGCCGCAACGGCAAGCCGCCGAAGAACAAGTACCGTCACAGCCTGCACCCGTACTCGGTCGGCGCCGCCCTCAAGTGGGCCCGCACCACGCCGCACGCCACCCGGCTCGACGCCCTGGCCCGCTATCACCCCCGGTGGGCGCAGTGGATCGTCAAGGTGCCGGGAGCCCGCGAGGTCCTCTCGTGGAACCTCGCGCTGGTGATGCGCAAGAACTAACGCGCCACCACGGCCACCGGCGGCGTCGTCAGGTCGTTCACGCGTACCCGGAACTCGTAGCGATGCCCGGCGGTCAGCAGGACGGCCTCGTACGTGTTCCCGTCGACCGGATAGGGGTCGGCGCGCCACGGCTCGCCCGTGGTGGCGTCGCGCAGCTCGATGCGATAGAGCAGCTCCGTCCGGGTTTCCCGCCACGTCAGCCGAGCCGTGCCCGGTCCCGTCGCCGTCACGGCGAGCCCGGTCGGCAGGGCAGACCCCACCTTCACCCGTACGGGGCCGGACTGCGGCCCTGTCCCGCCCGGGTTGAACGCCGCCACCGTCATCTCGTACTCGTGCCCCTCGACCAGGTTCCGCAGGGTGGCCTCGTGGCCCTGCGCCCCGACCTCCTCGCGGGTGAACTCCCGCTCCCCCGCGGTCAGGTCGCGCCGGAAGATCCAGTGCCAGGTGGCGCCGGAGCGCCAGGTCAGCTCGACCGCCGTCCCGCGGGGTTCGGCGCGCAGCCGGGTGGGGGCGGCGCCGGGCGGCGCGAGCTGGGCCCGCACCCGTACGACCGGTGACCGTTCCCCCTCGCCGCCGTCGTTGACCGCCGCCACCACGAACTCGTACTCCCGCCCGTGTTCGAGGGGCCGCGACCGGAACTGGGTCGTCCGGGTGATGCCGGGTGTTCCCCAGTCCGCCGCGCCGGCCGTCGCGTCCCGCTGATAGACCTTGTACGCCAGCCCGGGTGCGACCGGCGGCCACGACAGCTGCACCGTCCCGTCCGGTCGCGGCTGCGCGCTGGGCGTGCCGGGCGCGGGCGGGG from Paractinoplanes brasiliensis carries:
- a CDS encoding MFS transporter; its protein translation is MPDLSPRRRALVLGICCLSLFIVGLDNTIVNIALPALRADLDTTVSGLQWVIDSYTLVLAGLLILSGSTADRVGRRRTFQTGLALFTLGSLLCSVAPSLGWLIAFRMVQAVGGSMLNPVAMSIITNTFTQPRERARAIGVWGGVVGLSMALGPLVGGVLVESLGWRSIFWLNVPVGIAAIVLTALFVPESRAPKPRRIDPLGQVLVLILLTSVTYGIIEGPGAGWASAEIIGCFVLGAAALAGLLVYEPRRTEPLLDLRFFRSVPFSGATLIAVSAFGALAGFLFLNTLYLQDVRGLTALHAGLYTLPMAVMTAVFAPLSGRLVGSRGPRLSLILAGAAMTVAMLPLTRLTETTPDALLIGCYLLFGIGFGLVNAPITNTAVSGMPRSQAGVAAAIASTSRQVGGALGVAVIGAAVASGSTFTTAGHAGWWIIVGCGLSVLGLGLLTTGRRARASAERAVAELFDAPADLPVRA
- a CDS encoding class I SAM-dependent methyltransferase, translated to MTVEPHQATLQRSVDLFRAFLVEQTDPDRFYTALAADSVSQLSKYATLRDQLVLDVGGGPGYFADAFGKAGARYVRLEPDAGDLASGVAGEDTAVGALRASGMELPIRTGSIDVCYSSNVLEHVPDPPRMLDEMVRVTRPGGLVYASFTPWLSPWGGHETAPWHYLGGHYAARRYERRNGKPPKNKYRHSLHPYSVGAALKWARTTPHATRLDALARYHPRWAQWIVKVPGAREVLSWNLALVMRKN